In one window of Tubulanus polymorphus chromosome 3, tnTubPoly1.2, whole genome shotgun sequence DNA:
- the LOC141901593 gene encoding protein mono-ADP-ribosyltransferase PARP3-like has protein sequence MGPKRKAATKKKAAGGPAAKKNKKEESTAQQAIKALQAADKKSDKKAKFRKVDANCHVADFSEVVDDYDCMLNQTNIGHNNNKFYVIQVLLDDEGSYYCWNRWGRVGETGASALKGPFDDLQKAVSDFEKKFKDKTKNAWKDRESFSPVKGKYTLIEVEEVEDEEEVEVNKQYYMSKDMTNVKPCSLDEPTQNLLKLILSTDMFKSAMADFNIDLKKMPLGKLSKAQIAKGYECLEEIEDILNKTKKGNLTELSSRFYTLIPHDFGRQRPPVIGDLATVQSKYDMLAVLGDIEIAQELEKEKAKKQMNATEVIHPLDIDYSLLKCKLEHLSPGSKEFKLIEKYTNNTKDTYDNCKIIDVFKVDREGERERFATHNSLKNRKLLWHGTNVAVVAAILKTGLRIMPHSGGRVGRGIYFASEQGKSSGYVSSTDNNIGIMFLNEVALGKEHYITRDNCSLVKAPNGKDCVIAKGQTEPDPKQDTSLKMEGFDVVIPQGKPVKQSTYKSSHFSESEYLVYKESQARIRYLLKMKMC, from the exons ATGGGTCCAAAGAGAAAAGCTGCTACCAAGAAGAAAGCTGCAGGTGGACCAGCTGCCAAGAAAAATAAGAAAGAAGAAAGCACCGCACAGCAGGCGATTAAAGCATTACAAGCAGCAGATAAGAAATCAGACAAAAAAGCAAAATTTCGCAAAGTCGATGCGAATTGTCACGTCGCTGATTTTAGTGAG GTAGTTGATGATTATGATTGTATGCTGAACCAAACGAACATAGGACACAACAACAACAAGTTTTATGTCATTCAGGTTTTACTGGATGATGAAGGATCATATTATTGTTGGAATCGCTGGGGAAGAGTT GGAGAAACAGGGGCTTCTGCCCTGAAAGGACCCTTCGATGACCTGCAAAAGGCTGtgagtgattttgaaaagaaattcaaagacaaaaccaaaaatgcTTGGAAAGATCGTGAGAGTTTTTCACCCGTGAAAGGAAAATATACTCTGATTGAAGTGGAAGAGGTGGAAGATGAAGAAGAAGTAGaagtaaataaacaatattat ATGTCGAAAGACATGACGAATGTGAAGCCTTGTTCACTGGATGAGCCTACTCAGAATCTACTGAAACTCATCCTCAGTACTGATATGTTCAAAAGTGCAATGGCTGACTTTAACATAG ATTTGAAGAAAATGCCTCTAGGGAAATTAAGTAAGGCACAGATTGCCAAGGGCTATGAATGTCTAGAGGAGATTGAAGATATACTCAATAAGACGAAGAAAGGCAACTTGACGGAATTATCCTCAAGGTTTTATACTCTGATTCCGCATGACTTTGGAAGACAACGACCACCGGTCATTGGAGACTTAGCAACAGTTCAATCTAAATATGACATGCTTGCT GTTCTTGGAGATATTGAAATTGCACAggaattagaaaaagaaaaggctAAGAAACAAATG AATGCTACTGAAGTAATACACCCTCTAGATATTGATTATTCATTACTGAAATGCAAACTGGAACATCTGAGTCCGGGTTCGAAAGAATTCAAA ttaattGAAAAGTATACCAACAATACAAAAGACACGTATGATAATTGTAAAATCATAGATGTATTCAAAGTTGATCGCGAGGGAGAg AGAGAAAGATTTGCAACTCATAATTCCTTGAAAAATCGAAAGCTGTTGTGGCATGGTACGAATGTTGCGGTGGTGGCAGCCATTCTGAAAACTGGATTGAGAATAATGCCTCATAGCGGGGGACGAGTTGGTCGAGGCATCTATTTTGCATCGGAGCAAGGAAAATCATCTGGTTATG TTTCATCTACTGACAATAACATCGGTATCATGTTCTTGAATGAGGTAGCTCTAGGAAAAGAACATTATATCACCAGAGATAATTGTAGCCTGGTTAAAGCACCAAATGGTAAAGACTGTGTCATTGCCAAAGGTCAAACTGAACCAG ATCCAAAGCAGGATACTTCACTGAAAATGGAAGGCTTCGATGTTGTCATCCCACAAGGCAAACCTGTCAAACAATCGACTTACAAGTCAAGCCACTTCTCGGAAAGTGAATATCTCGTATATAAAGAGAGCCAAGCAAGAATTCGTTATctcttaaaaatgaaaatgtgctAA